A single Jaculus jaculus isolate mJacJac1 unplaced genomic scaffold, mJacJac1.mat.Y.cur u25, whole genome shotgun sequence DNA region contains:
- the LOC101603775 gene encoding vomeronasal type-2 receptor 116-like: MSTPIVLKIIPLEALSMMITVFLFSVPVKKYQYILTMIFVTEEINRNPKLIPNKSINFYFIPSKCDDSWAMISHTTSTEFKKTTVPNYTCEIIDCGVLFSGPSWAASSKLGTLMSIFNIGQIHYGPFHPLLSDHIQYPYLYQIAPKDTRLPFAIISLMLHFNWTWMGLVISDDDQGIQFLSDFREKMQGNKLCLDFVNVIPINMKLYNTRAEKYYEQIVTSLTNVVIIYGEMNSTLEVGFKRWVYLGIHRIWITTSQWDVITNRRRDFILDSFYGAFTFSHHHHEIPNLKKFIQTMNTSQYPIDISVLRSEWMYFNCLYIESQCRRQSKCSPNTSLEWYASQGFDIAMNDENYNLYNAVYAWAYAYHETYYEQVDVHPIISLCRPDCSKFYHNLNNVQFINPVGDLVNINEKIKYEADYDIFHISNFPQGLGIKLKLGQFSSYGSLSQQLHLSDEAIEWATGGRQIPSSVCSETCRPGFRKFRQEEKAACCFDCFPCPENEISNKTDMDQCVKCPITQYASIQKTHCLQKSVTFLAYEDPLGMALACLALCFSALTALVLGVFVKHQDTPIVKANNRTNSYILLIALKFCFLCSLLFIGHPNTTNCILQEITFSVLFTVAVSTVLTKTITVVLAFRVTAPGKKMRVLLLSGAPNFIIPICTLIQLVLCGIWLGTYPPFVDTDPHSEDGSIIIVCNKGSDTAFYCVLGYLGSLAIGSFIVAFMARNLPDTFNEAKFLTFSMLVFCSVWVTFLPVYHSSKGEAMVMVEVFAILASTAGLLGCIFFPKCYIILIRPSKNSLKMTKKKHI, encoded by the exons ATGTCCACTCCAATTGTTTTGAAGATTATCCCACTTGAAGCCTTATCCATGATGATTACTGTGTTTCTTTTCAGTGTGCCAGTCAAAAAATATCAATACATTCTGACAATGATTTTTGTCACTGAGGAGATCAACAGAAATCCCAAACTTATACCCAACAAGTCCATTAATTTTTACTTCATTCCTTCCAAGTGTGATGATTCATGGGCTATGATATCTCACACAACTTCCACAGAATTTAAAAAGACGACTGTTCCTAATTATACCTGTGAAATAATTGATTGTGGTGTGTTATTTTCAGGACCATCATGGGCAGCAAGTAGCAAACTTGGGACATTGATGTCAATCTTTAATATAGGACAG ATTCACTATGGCCCATTTCATCCTCTTCTGAGTGACCATATACAGTATCCTTATCTGTATCAGATTGCCCCCAAGGACACAAGGCTGCCTTTTGCCATCATCTCATTAATGCTTCATTTCAACTGGACCTGGATGGGGCTGGTCATCTCTGATGATGACCAAGGTATTCAATTTctctcagacttcagagaaaagATGCAAGGAAATAAACTGTGCTTAGACTTTGTGAATGTGATCCCAATAAACATGAAGTTATACAATACAAGGGCTGAGAAATATTATGAACAAATTGTGACATCATTGACAAATGTTGTGATCATTTATGGTGAAATGAATTCTACACTGGAAGTTGGCTTTAAAAGATGGGTATATTTAGGCATCCATAGGATCTGGATCACCACCTCACAGTGGGATGTCATCACAAATAGAAGAAGAGACTTCATTCTTGACTCATTCTATGGAGCTTTTACATTTTCTCATCACCATCACGAGATTCCCAatctaaaaaaatttattcagaCAATGAACACTTCCCAATATCCAATAGACATTTCTGTGTTGAGATCAGAATGGATGTACTTTAATTGTCTGTACATTGAATCTCAATGTAGAAGACAGAGTAAGTGTTCACCTAACACCTCATTAGAATGGTATGCAAGTCAAGGATTTGACATAGCTATGAATGATGAGAATTATAATCTATATAATGCTGTGTATGCTTGGGCATATGCCTACCATGAAACATATTATGAACAGGTAGACGTTCACCCAATAATCAGTCTATGCAGACCTGACTGCTCGAAG TTTTACCACAATCTGAACAATGTGCAATTTATTAACCCCGTTGGAGACCTAGTGAAtattaatgagaaaataaaatatgaggcAGACTACGATATTTTCCACATTTCAAATTTTCCACAAGGTCTTGGAATAAAGCTGAAACTAGGACAGTTTTCTTCATATGGTTCCCTCAGTCAACAATTGCATTTGTCTGATGAGGCAATAGAGTGGGCCACCGGGGGTAGGCAG ATTCcctcctctgtgtgcagtgagacTTGCAGGCCTGGTTTCAGGAAGTTCCGACAGGAGGAAAAGGCAGCCTGCTGTTTTGATTGTTTCCCCTGCCCAGAAAATGAGATTTCTAACAAAACGG ATATGGATCAGTGTGTGAAGTGCCCAATCACTCAGTATGCCAGCATACAGAAAACTCACTGTCTCCAAAAATCTGTGACATTTCTGGCTTATGAAGACCCCTTGGGGATGGCTCTGGCTTGCTTGGCCCTGTGCTTCTCTGCACTCACTGCTCTTGTTCTTGGGGTTTTTGTGAAGCACCAAGACACACCGattgtgaaggccaataatcGCACAAACAGCTACATCCTGCTTATTGCACTCAAGTTCTGTTTTCTCTGTtcattactcttcattggacaTCCCAACACCACCAACTGCATTCTGCAGGAGATCACATTTTCAGTTCTGTTCACTGTGGCTGTGTCCACTGTCTTGACCAAAACAATtactgtggttctggccttcagAGTCACTGCTCCAGGAAAAAAGATGAGGGTGTTGCTTTTATCAGGAGCACCTAACTTCATCATTCCCATATGTACCTTGATCCAACTTGTTCTTTGTGGAATCTGGCTGGGAACATACCCTCCTTTTGTTGACACTGATCCACATTCGGAAGATGGCAGTATCATCATTGTGTGTAACAAAGGCTCAGACACTGCTTTCTACTGTGTCCTGGGatacctgggttccttggctatAGGAAGCTTCATTGTGGCTTTCATGGCCAGAAACCTTCCTGATACATTCAATGAAGCCAAATTCTtgaccttcagcatgctggtgttctgcagtgtgtgggtcaccttcctccctgtctaccaTAGCAGCAAGGGGGAGGCTATGGTGATGGTAGAGGTCTTTGCTATCTTGGCCTCCACTGCAGGGTTGCTAGGTTGCATCTTTTTCCCAAAGTGTTACATCATTCTGATAAGACCCAGTAAAAATTCTCTAAAGATGACaaagaaaaaacacatt